CCAACGCATCCCAACTGGTGGCCGGGTGGATATTGACCTCAATCACGCCCGGATCAGGGGTGATCAGGAACTTCTGCAACCGGTAGTCTTTCGGTGGTTCATAACCTTCGATGACCACAGGCAACTTCAACTGGGTCGCCACCGCTTCGATGGCATTGATCAATGCCACATAGTGTTCAAGATAGTTCTGCGGTGGCAGAAACAGATGCAATCGCCCGTCACGTACTTCCAGACAAATGGCGGTGCGCACCACGGGTTTAACAATTTTCAGCGGCGGTTGTGGCGGTTGGCCGGTCTGCTGTGCGGCGATGCTTGGACTGTCGACACCAACATCATAATTAGGCAAGGGATCACGTGGCTCAAACGGGTCGCGTTCGGTGTCCAGTTCCTCTTCGGTCATCGGTGGCAGTGAACTGAGCGGCAGGCGGAACCCCAGGGGACTATCGCCGGGGATCAAGGTAATCACCTCCGCTCGCAACGGCCAATGGCTGCTCTGCCACTGATAACCGTCAAACATCACAGGCAGCACAAAACCGGTAGGATTTTCCAGACCTCGCGTCAACAACTTCGCTAACCGCCGTCGCTCCAAATCATCTTTCAGATTGGCCTTACGCGGGTTAACCTCGTCTGGCAGATTGCGCTCCAGCCAAAGATAGTAAAGGGTGTCTTCAAATGCTGGTTGCAGATATTTCGCGGAAAGCCCCAATTCAGTACATAAGGCTTTGCCAAAACGTCGGGCCTCGGCTTCGCCAAAACCATAATTTTTATCAACCCGCGCCAGCCATTGTGGATCGTGCCACAACGCTTCACCGTCGGTACGCCAAAAACAACCGAGAGCCCAACGCGGGAGTTCTTCACCGGGATACCACTTCCCCTGACCATAATGCAGCAGCCCATTTGCGCCAAATTTGGCTTTCATCCGCAGCAGTAGGTCTTTAGCAAGGCGCAATTTATCAGCCCCCAGCGCCGCGGTGTTCCATTGCGCGGAATCCATATCGTCGATAGAGACAAAGGTCGGCTCCCCCCCCATGGTCAGGCGAACATCCCCTTGCTGTAGTTCATCATCCACCGCCCGCCCCAATGCCTTAATGTTTTCCCAAACATCATCAGAATAGGGCTTGGTGACTCGCGGATCTTCGTGAATACGGGTCACCACGTTGGTATAACTGAACTTCACTTCACACTTGTCGGTGTAGCCGGTAATGGGGGCCGCAGAAATTGGCTCCGCTGTACACGCCAGCGGAATATGACCTTCACCAGCTAACAAACCACTGGTGGGATCGAGCCCAACCCAACCGGCGCCGGGCAGATACACTTCGCACCAGGCATGCAGGTCGGTAAAGTCATGATCGGTGCCGGAAGGACCATCCAAAGCTTTCACATCAGCGACCAGTTGCACCAGATAACCAGAAGCAAAGCGCGCCGCTAATCCCAATCGCCGTAGAATTTGTACTAGTAGCCAGGCGGTGTCACGACAAGAGCCCTTTTTCAGGGTCAGCGTTTCCTGACACGTCTGGATACCCGCTTCGAGGCGAATGCCATAGCCAATGTGCTGCGATAAGCGGCTATTAAGCTCTACCAGAAAACCGACGATAGGCTTGTCCTTGCCATCAATGGTTGCCATCCAGGCATCCAGTTCCGGACAATCTTCAACGGTTTTTAGGTATGGTGCCAGCTCTTCCCGTAGCAGCGGCTCGTAAGTAAACGGATAGGTCTCGGCGTACTCTTCAATAAAGAAGTCGAAGGGATTGATGACCGTCATGTCGGCAATCACTTCCACGGCAAATTCCAGTTTGCGCATCTTTTCCGGGAACACCAAGCGCGCCTGCCAGTTGCCAAATGGATCCTGTTGCCAGTTGATGAAGTGCTGTTCAGGGGTAACTTTCAGCGAGTAGCCGTGAATATGGGTACGTGAATGGGGCGCAGGCCGCAGCCGCAACAAGTGCGGCGACACATTGATGTCCTGATCGAACTCATAAGTGGTGGTATGTTGGATGGCAATGCGAATGGTCATGCGGCATCCTCTTGGCGAAAGTGGAACCAGTTCTCAGTGATCTGGTGATGCAAGGCGATCATCCCCAACTGCACCTCATTGAGATATTCACTGAACTGCTGGTTGAGCGCCTCGGATTGTTCCACCCCTTGAGTATTTTGCAGCAACTTGTCGACATTAGCCGCAATGATGCCGAAACGGGGTAACGCTGCCGCGGCAATTTTAATTTGCTCCAGACAATAACGCTGTGACCGTGGGAAACAGGGATCGGTCAGCATGAAGGTTACCACTGACGCCCCGGTAATCGAGCAGCGCATGGTGCGGCGAAAACTCAGGTAAGCACTTTGTGATTTGAGGACTTTGGACCAGACCACTTGTCCCAACCGTACTTCTTCCTCTTCCTGCGAATGCAGCATCTGAAAGTTAGCCGCATCCAGAATTCGGGTATTCATATCGGCCCGTTCCAGAAAGCGCCCCATCATAATGAAATGCCAACCAGCATGACGGTCCATGGTCCCGGTCAACAGGCCGATAATCTTCTGACAACCTTCAATAATGGTGTTGAGATAGGCGTGACGCTCGGAACGGTTGATCCCTTGCTTGATGTCGTGGTGCGCGTATAGGTCAAGCTCATTGATCAGCTCCCACATCTCCCCGGGTACCACATCGCGGGTGGTACGGATATTTTCTCGCACCATTTTCAGCGACGACAGCAATGAGCCAGGATTGGTGTCATCTGCCAGCATGAATTTCACAACATTGTGCTCATCCTTCACTTTGTAGCGCTGTTCAAACTGCTCCACCCCGCCATTAATTTCCACCAGATTGTACCAAGACACGGCAATGTCTCGCGGCAAGTCATACATAAGGTCATCATAGACACTGACCAATCGGGCAATATTTTCCACTCGCTCCAGATAACGCGCACTCCAGTAAAGGCGCTCGGCAACCCGTGACAACATGCTCAGTCTCCTTTTGTCTCAACAATCCAAGTGTCTTTACTGCCGCCGCCCTGAGAGGAGTTGACGACCAGTGAACCTTTGCGCATCGCTACCCGCGTTAAACCGCCGGTAGTGACATAGGTGTCTTTGCTTTGCAGAATAAATGGCCGCAGATCCAAGTGGCGCGGCTCCAGCACATCTTTGCCGATTAACGTCGGTGCCGTTGACAGTTTGAGTGTCGGTTGTGCGATATAGTTACGCGGATTGGCTTTGATCAGTTCCGCAAAGGTTTGTTGCTCTTTTTTAGTGGAATGCGGGCCCACTAGCATGCCATAGCCACCCGATTCGTTGGCGGGTTTCACCACCAACTTGTCCAGGTTTGCCAGTACATATTCGCGTTCATCATCACGCTCACACAGGAAGGTTTCCACATTGGGCAGAATTGGCTCCTCGTTGAGGTAATAACGGATCAATTCAGGCACATAGGCATAGACCACTTTGTCGTCCGCCACCCCGGCACCTGGCGCATTGGCCAACGCCACATGTCCGGCTTTCCACGCACGCATCAGCCCGGGCACGCCCAAAACGGACTCGGGATTAAAGGCTTCTGGATCAATAAACAGATCATCAATGCGCCGGTAAATTACATCGACCCGTTCCGGCCCATAGATAGTTTTCATGTAGACACAATCATCGCGGTCGACAAACAGATCGGAGCCTTCCACCAGCTCGACGCCCATCTGCTGAGCCAGAAACGCATGTTCGAAATAGGCGGAGTTATAAATGCCTGGCGTCAACACTACGATTTCTGGTCGTGCGACCTTACGAGGCGACAGCGCTGCCAAGGTATCGAACAGCTGTGAAGGATAGGAACCTATCGGTTGGATATCATCGTTTTCGAACAGTTCTGGTAACACCCGCTTGGTGATAGCGCGGTTTTCCAGCATATACGAAACCCCGGACGGCACACGCAGGTTATCTTCCAAAACATAAAATTTGCCGTCAGCATCACGCACCAAATCAGTACCACAAATGTGCGCCCAGACCCCATACGCCGGCGAGACTCCGACACATTCCGGCCGGAAGTTTTTTGATTCCGTAATGATATGTTCGGGAATGATGCCGTCTTTGATACAGTTTTGATCGTGGTACAGATCATCAATGAAGCGGTTAAGGGCGGTAAGTCGCTGTTTCAAGCCGGCTTCGGTAACCGCCCAATCTTTGGCTTCAATCGTGCGCGGGATAATGTCGAACGGCCAGGCGCGGTCAATATTACCTTCCTCGGTATAGACGGTAAAACTGATGCCCATCTCCTGGATGGTAGCTTCCGCGGTAACTCGTCGTTTTTCCAATTCATCCGCGGAAAGGGAATCTAGGTACTTTAGTAACTGTTTGGCGGGAGGGCGCGGGGTTCCGGTTTGATCGATAAGCTCGTCAAAAAAGCCACCGGAATCATAATTTTTTATAAGTCTATCCATAACAGAATCGCCCCTCGTAATTATTACCGAACACCGCATCATTATGGTGCATTAGTTTAGACGGTGCGGTTTATCAATGCTTTAAAATGGTGCTGACGCTAATTAAATCTTCCTTTTTATAATCAACTAAATAGCATAATTGCGTTGATATATAGTCTGGATAACTATAAGAAATAGCAGATTTTATGCCAGAAGAAACGGGGCAAGATCTGAGTTCGCCATTCAAACGTCGTGCAACAGCTTGCTATAACACCGCTAGGTGGCAGCTTAATACACGTACCGTGGCGCGGATATGCACCGGATTTGTTACCACAGTAGCACCCGCAGCAGTGACTGCAAAGGCGTTAGTTAACATAAAATTTACCTTTGATAATCAAAGGTAAGCACTGTTGTTCCAAAATCTGTGGCACTGTTATCATGACCGACATTCGTTTGGTTGAAATGTGTTGGCCCAACCGATAGACATCGCCACCAATGGCTAAAAGGAAATCAGCATGAAACTGAGTTATGCTCGCTGGCTCGTACCGCTATGGGGCCTGACGATGGTCTATAGCGGCACGGTATCAGCGCAAACCGCCACGGATAAGGTACCAAAACCATCGTCAGACAGCTGTTATGTCAACGGCTTATCTGACCGCTTGCGCTGTGGCAGCGTTGAAGTAGCCGAAAATCCCAACAAGCCCGATGGCCGTAAAATTGCCATTCATTATGTGGTGATCCCGGCGATAAAAAATCTGGCACCACAGGAAGCAGTTTTAGGGATTGCCGGTGGCCCAGGGCAATCGGCGATTGATAATGCCGCAGGATTTGAGCGTATGCTCAGCAAAGTCCACCAGCATCGCGATATTCTGCTGATTGATCAGCGTGGCACAGGCCAATCTAACCCGCTGGCCTGTGACAGTGACAATCTGACCGAGATGCTGGCACATGATGATGAAGCGGTGGATATTGCGGCTGAAACCCGTAAATGTAAACAGCAACTGCAAAGCCACGCCGATATTACCCAGTACGGCAGCGAACAGGCACTGCAAGATTTTGAGGCGGTACGCCATCATTTGGGGTATCAGAAATTGCACCTCTATGGGGTGTCGTATGGCACTCGCATGGCACAGCTATATATGCGCGACTATCCGCAGGCGCTCAGTACCGTCACACTAGACGGTGTTGTGCCGATGCAGCAAAGCGTGTTAGCCATCGGCAGTGCCATTGCCAGAGCACAAACACTTGTCATTAGTGATTGTGAACAAGATGCCTTGTGCGGCAAGACGTTTCCCAAACTGCGCCAGGAGTTGCAGGAACTCAGTGAGTCGCTGCACCAATATCCGGTGATGGAAAAGATCCACCATCCGGTGACGGGAGAAACAGCGTTGTTGACTCTGACCCGCGATAAATTATTGGGGGCGCTACGATTAGCTCTTTATTCACCGTCCATCAGAGCGTTAATTCCGTTTGCCATCCATCAAGCCTATCGCAAAAATTACCAGCCGCTGTTGGGATTATTATCATTGCAAAGTGGTGCAATCGATTTAGCCATGGGGATGCATGCAGCGGTGGTCTGTGGCGAAGACTGGCCACGCCTGACCTCAGCACAACGCCAACAAGCCGAGCAGAGCGTTGTCGGTAAAGTGATGCTGCAAAGCATTGATGAGAGCTGCCCCATCTGGCAGATCCCGCCGGCGCCAAAAGAGTTTGGCACCCCTATCGCTAGCAATATTCCAACACTGTTACTTTCCGGCGAGAAGGACCCGGCAACACCACCGGCGTGGGCGGAAATGGCGATGACAAAGCTCACTCAAGCCAAACATTTGGTCTCGCCCTATGCAACCCATAATGTGGCGGCACAATCCTGTGCCGGCGACCTAATCGCCAAACTGGTGGAAACCGGTTCGATAAACCAGATTGATGGCAAGTGTCTGAAAAAAGATGTGCGCCGCAGTTTCTACCTAAATGCCAGCACTGTTGAAGCGATGCCGGAGGGCTTGCAATGATCAATGTCAGTAATATCAGCAAACGTATCGGCAACGTACAGGCGCTGGACCAACTGAGCTTCCAGGCGGAGAACGGCATGATTACCGGACTGCTCGGTCCTAACGGTGCAGGGAAAACTACCTGTTTGCGCACAATTTTCGGCCTACTAAAACCCGATGCAGGCTTTGCCGAAATCGACGGTATTGATGTTGCGAAGCAAACCGTTGCCGCCAAGCAACAATTAGGGTTGTTTCCCGATCCTTTTGGCTTATATGAGCGGCTGACACCAAGGGAATATATCAGCTATTTCGCCCGGCTCAGCGGCATGAACAATCGCGCGGCGAGCGCGGCCACCGCCCAGGTGCTGAGTAAACTGCGAATGGAAGATATTGCTGATCGTCGCTGCAAAGGCTTCTCGCAAGGGCAACGAATGAAAACCGCGCTGGCACAAGCCATCGTCCACCAGCCGACCAATATCATCCTTGACGAACCGACCCGCGGACTGGACGTCATGAGCACCCGGGTGTTACGGGAACTGTTGCTGGAGTTGAAGCGGCAGGGTCACTGTGTACTGTTTTCCAGTCATGTGATGCAGGAAGTCGCAGCCTTATGTGACCGGGTTATTGTTATGGCGAACGGCAGAGTGGCTGCCATCGGCAGTCCGCAGCAACTGTGTGAGCAGACGGGGCAATCTTCACTAGAAGAAACCTTTATTCAACTGATAGGCACAGATGAGGGGATTGCGGCATGATTGCTAAGGTCATTACGTTACTGCGAAAAGAGCTGATAGATGCCAGTCGCGACAAACGCTCGGTGTTAGCCGGACTTTACTATGCTATTGGCACGCCATTATTGATGTGTGGCCTGTTTATCGTGTTGATCAACCAGCTGTCTAGTCCGGATGATCTCCCGGTAAAAATGATCCATGCCGACAAAGCGCCGGACTTGGTGCGTTATTTGGGACAACAGGGCATCAATAACGAAACTGGTAAAAAAGCCGACAAATTAGTGCTGGAAATCAGTGAGGACTACCCGGCTAACATGGCCCGGGGCCAAAGCGCTGAGGTTACCGTTATCGCCGACAATTCTGATGAAAAAATGCAGGAATCTATCCGGCGCTTACAAAAAGCGCTGCAGGCGTATTCGGCAGAGATGGGCAGTCTGCGGCTGATTGCACGCGGAATTGACCCGCGGGTGCTGCAACCGTTGACAGTTGAGCTGCATGACCAGGCCACGCCAGATTCAAAAGGCGGCATGATCCTGGGAATAGCACTGTTTACGATGCTGTATTCGGTATTTATTTCCGGCATGAATCTGGCAATCGATACCAGCGCCGGGGAACGTGAACGCAACTCACTCGGACTGTTACTGAGTCATCCGATCACCACCGGACAACTGGTGCTGTCCAAACTATTAGCGGTGACGGTTTTCGCGATGCTGGGACTTGTGCTTATTCTGTTGATTTCGCATTTCGCTTACCCGATGGTGCCGTGGCCGGAATTGGGATTTAGTATCACTATCAGTCCATCGTTTATGGCATTGATGCTGGTGGTCGGTTTGCCGGTGGCCATGTTAGCCGCCAGTTTGCAACTGTTTGTATCCTTTATGGCAAAAACCTTCAAGGAAGCCCAGTCTTACCTGACCATGGTAATGTTCATTCCCTTGGCACTGGCCATGAGCGCCAGCTACAACATTGCCCCGGAAGTATTGAAATGGTTACCCGTTTCCGGGCAGCAACAAGCATTAATGGAAGTCATAAAGGGCAAAGCCATTCCCTGGTTGGAACTGGGTGCCGCTTCAGCGCTAACACTGCTGATAGCGGCTATACTGGCGCTGGCACTGACGCGCATGTTACGCAGTGAAAAAGTGATCTTCGGTCTGTGAGCACACAAAAACGCCAGCATACGCTGGCGTTTTTTATCACGAAATAATGGCGTTAGAAACGATACTCGTAGCTACCAAACAGGCTGCTATTGGTGTCATTGCTACGCGTTTCAAACTGCGAACGTGAAGCTGTGCCTCCGAGGGTTACCATGCCATTGAAAGCAGGCATACGATAACTGAGTTCTAACATCAGTAGATCTTCTTTGGGGGGCATCGGTGCCCAGCCGTTATCCACATTCTTGCCATCATCATTCAGCTTGGCATAGCGTAAATATGCCTGGATACCACGGCTATTGGTATATTGGCCTATTAATCCAAGCACATACACTTTCGCATCACTATCGTAAGTAGAGCCTAAGCTACGGCGATAGTAGCGGGAACCACTGAGATAGGTGCTGTGTTCGTAGAAACAGTTAAACGTATTGGGGTCGGTACCACAGGCCACCAAAGTGTTCGAGTATTCCAGAAACAGTTTGTACTGCTGCTGATTGAAGTTAAAGCGGGTATCAGCGCCATATAACTTGGCACAGTCTGCTAACTGCCAAGGGGAAGGGCCACTGGAATCTTCGCAAGTTTTCTCCAAATATAGCCCCACCGGCACACCGAACCAGTTGTCAGCGTAGCGGATATCATAACCGGCCATCTGGTTCCCTATCTTGCTCTCCAGCGAGGGGGCACAAGTCGTAGAACCATCAGAACAAACGGTATTGCCCGAAATCGTATCCCAGAAGGTGCCAAGGCCGCAGTCCTGCCCCTGTCCGCAGATCTGCGTGGTCCAGGAGAAGCCGATCTCTAATTGACGCAGCGGTCTCAACGTACCGCGGAAATTCCATAACGCAGTGTCCTCAACGGCACGGTCATCATTTTCCCAGCTGAAGCCAGTAGTCAGAGTCCAGGGACCGATCCAGGACAACCAGGGCGTTTCGAAACCATGGGCATCATTGCGACTCAGCATCAGTGATGGCATAGGTCTGGCATTGGTACTTTTGATGAGATCGGTGTCAAATCCAGG
This portion of the Shewanella yunxiaonensis genome encodes:
- a CDS encoding transglutaminase family protein; translation: MTIRIAIQHTTTYEFDQDINVSPHLLRLRPAPHSRTHIHGYSLKVTPEQHFINWQQDPFGNWQARLVFPEKMRKLEFAVEVIADMTVINPFDFFIEEYAETYPFTYEPLLREELAPYLKTVEDCPELDAWMATIDGKDKPIVGFLVELNSRLSQHIGYGIRLEAGIQTCQETLTLKKGSCRDTAWLLVQILRRLGLAARFASGYLVQLVADVKALDGPSGTDHDFTDLHAWCEVYLPGAGWVGLDPTSGLLAGEGHIPLACTAEPISAAPITGYTDKCEVKFSYTNVVTRIHEDPRVTKPYSDDVWENIKALGRAVDDELQQGDVRLTMGGEPTFVSIDDMDSAQWNTAALGADKLRLAKDLLLRMKAKFGANGLLHYGQGKWYPGEELPRWALGCFWRTDGEALWHDPQWLARVDKNYGFGEAEARRFGKALCTELGLSAKYLQPAFEDTLYYLWLERNLPDEVNPRKANLKDDLERRRLAKLLTRGLENPTGFVLPVMFDGYQWQSSHWPLRAEVITLIPGDSPLGFRLPLSSLPPMTEEELDTERDPFEPRDPLPNYDVGVDSPSIAAQQTGQPPQPPLKIVKPVVRTAICLEVRDGRLHLFLPPQNYLEHYVALINAIEAVATQLKLPVVIEGYEPPKDYRLQKFLITPDPGVIEVNIHPATSWDALVHNTETLYEQAYLSRLGTEKFMLDGRHTGTGGGNHVTLGGLTPADSPMLRRPDLLRSLVTYWQHHPGLSYLFSGMFIGPTSQAPRVDEGREESLYELEIAFANMPDGFVAQPWLVDRLMRNLLVDITGNTHRSEFCIDKLYAAGTASGRQGLLEFRGFEMPPHARMSLVQMLLLRCLVARFWKKPYKKPLIRWGTELHDRFMMPYYVWQDIKSVVDDLQRHGYPFKLEWLAPFEEFRFPHYGRQQLDDIQLELRWAIEPWHVLGEEVTHSGTARYVDSSVERLQVRLSGMTDGRHILTCNGRRVPLSPTGTKGEMLGAVRYRAWSPPSALHPTLGVDAPLVFDLIDSWNGMSIGGCTYYVSHPGGRNFETVPVNSNEAEARRVNRFQEQGFTQGPLIPPPEFNAMRHFYVNEQVPRPMAPPVEEISHEYPHTLDLRKKVY
- a CDS encoding alpha-E domain-containing protein; this translates as MLSRVAERLYWSARYLERVENIARLVSVYDDLMYDLPRDIAVSWYNLVEINGGVEQFEQRYKVKDEHNVVKFMLADDTNPGSLLSSLKMVRENIRTTRDVVPGEMWELINELDLYAHHDIKQGINRSERHAYLNTIIEGCQKIIGLLTGTMDRHAGWHFIMMGRFLERADMNTRILDAANFQMLHSQEEEEVRLGQVVWSKVLKSQSAYLSFRRTMRCSITGASVVTFMLTDPCFPRSQRYCLEQIKIAAAALPRFGIIAANVDKLLQNTQGVEQSEALNQQFSEYLNEVQLGMIALHHQITENWFHFRQEDAA
- a CDS encoding circularly permuted type 2 ATP-grasp protein; amino-acid sequence: MDRLIKNYDSGGFFDELIDQTGTPRPPAKQLLKYLDSLSADELEKRRVTAEATIQEMGISFTVYTEEGNIDRAWPFDIIPRTIEAKDWAVTEAGLKQRLTALNRFIDDLYHDQNCIKDGIIPEHIITESKNFRPECVGVSPAYGVWAHICGTDLVRDADGKFYVLEDNLRVPSGVSYMLENRAITKRVLPELFENDDIQPIGSYPSQLFDTLAALSPRKVARPEIVVLTPGIYNSAYFEHAFLAQQMGVELVEGSDLFVDRDDCVYMKTIYGPERVDVIYRRIDDLFIDPEAFNPESVLGVPGLMRAWKAGHVALANAPGAGVADDKVVYAYVPELIRYYLNEEPILPNVETFLCERDDEREYVLANLDKLVVKPANESGGYGMLVGPHSTKKEQQTFAELIKANPRNYIAQPTLKLSTAPTLIGKDVLEPRHLDLRPFILQSKDTYVTTGGLTRVAMRKGSLVVNSSQGGGSKDTWIVETKGD
- a CDS encoding alpha/beta fold hydrolase, which encodes MKLSYARWLVPLWGLTMVYSGTVSAQTATDKVPKPSSDSCYVNGLSDRLRCGSVEVAENPNKPDGRKIAIHYVVIPAIKNLAPQEAVLGIAGGPGQSAIDNAAGFERMLSKVHQHRDILLIDQRGTGQSNPLACDSDNLTEMLAHDDEAVDIAAETRKCKQQLQSHADITQYGSEQALQDFEAVRHHLGYQKLHLYGVSYGTRMAQLYMRDYPQALSTVTLDGVVPMQQSVLAIGSAIARAQTLVISDCEQDALCGKTFPKLRQELQELSESLHQYPVMEKIHHPVTGETALLTLTRDKLLGALRLALYSPSIRALIPFAIHQAYRKNYQPLLGLLSLQSGAIDLAMGMHAAVVCGEDWPRLTSAQRQQAEQSVVGKVMLQSIDESCPIWQIPPAPKEFGTPIASNIPTLLLSGEKDPATPPAWAEMAMTKLTQAKHLVSPYATHNVAAQSCAGDLIAKLVETGSINQIDGKCLKKDVRRSFYLNASTVEAMPEGLQ
- a CDS encoding ABC transporter ATP-binding protein — protein: MINVSNISKRIGNVQALDQLSFQAENGMITGLLGPNGAGKTTCLRTIFGLLKPDAGFAEIDGIDVAKQTVAAKQQLGLFPDPFGLYERLTPREYISYFARLSGMNNRAASAATAQVLSKLRMEDIADRRCKGFSQGQRMKTALAQAIVHQPTNIILDEPTRGLDVMSTRVLRELLLELKRQGHCVLFSSHVMQEVAALCDRVIVMANGRVAAIGSPQQLCEQTGQSSLEETFIQLIGTDEGIAA
- a CDS encoding ABC transporter permease is translated as MAKVITLLRKELIDASRDKRSVLAGLYYAIGTPLLMCGLFIVLINQLSSPDDLPVKMIHADKAPDLVRYLGQQGINNETGKKADKLVLEISEDYPANMARGQSAEVTVIADNSDEKMQESIRRLQKALQAYSAEMGSLRLIARGIDPRVLQPLTVELHDQATPDSKGGMILGIALFTMLYSVFISGMNLAIDTSAGERERNSLGLLLSHPITTGQLVLSKLLAVTVFAMLGLVLILLISHFAYPMVPWPELGFSITISPSFMALMLVVGLPVAMLAASLQLFVSFMAKTFKEAQSYLTMVMFIPLALAMSASYNIAPEVLKWLPVSGQQQALMEVIKGKAIPWLELGAASALTLLIAAILALALTRMLRSEKVIFGL
- a CDS encoding capsule assembly Wzi family protein; this translates as MQHKWFKSILGVCALLCSALVSAAPWVDTSDVYLRADIQSLADAGVITVPVNTYPLMWAGIGADLAKVEPEKLTAAQQQAYARVNYYYQQAISNEGNSKIKASLATDSARFQHFGSDYREKGELTASHDYVGQRFAYKLSVTGALDPEDDKALRLDDSYFAAILGNWVVTMGSVPQWWGPGFDTDLIKSTNARPMPSLMLSRNDAHGFETPWLSWIGPWTLTTGFSWENDDRAVEDTALWNFRGTLRPLRQLEIGFSWTTQICGQGQDCGLGTFWDTISGNTVCSDGSTTCAPSLESKIGNQMAGYDIRYADNWFGVPVGLYLEKTCEDSSGPSPWQLADCAKLYGADTRFNFNQQQYKLFLEYSNTLVACGTDPNTFNCFYEHSTYLSGSRYYRRSLGSTYDSDAKVYVLGLIGQYTNSRGIQAYLRYAKLNDDGKNVDNGWAPMPPKEDLLMLELSYRMPAFNGMVTLGGTASRSQFETRSNDTNSSLFGSYEYRF